The segment TATCATAAGTGAAAATAAGGGCATTAGAGATGAAAAGAATGATTATGATTACCGCTTCCTAGTATATGAAAAGAATAAATAATAAAGAAAAAACCAAATCAAAGTTGATTTGGTTTTTTTATACATAAAATAGAATGCAAAAATACATGAACGAGCTTCCAGCTAACACAAATACATGCCAGATTGCATGGAAGTAAGGTGTTTTCTGAAGTACATAAAATATGCTTCCGATTGTATAAAACAAACCGCCAATAACGAGCAGAATGGCTCCTTGTGTTCCGATAGCATGGAATAAAGGGACGATTGCTGAGACAATCAGCCAGCCCATAATTACGTATAGGATTGTGGAAGCAACAATAAATTTTTTAACAAAATAGCATTTAAATACTATCCCTGCAACGGCAAGTCCCCAAACAATCCCGAATAATGTCCAGCCAAGCGGCCCTCTGATTGCTACAAGTAAAAAGGGCGTGTACGTACCTGCGATAAGCAAATAGATGGCAGAATGATCGAGAATTTCAAAGA is part of the Niallia taxi genome and harbors:
- the trhA gene encoding PAQR family membrane homeostasis protein TrhA, which codes for MNFSVKEEIANSITHGIGFLLSIPALVFLILYAAETDNPWRIVSFTIFGATMVILYLCSTLLHSTTYEKLKDFFEILDHSAIYLLIAGTYTPFLLVAIRGPLGWTLFGIVWGLAVAGIVFKCYFVKKFIVASTILYVIMGWLIVSAIVPLFHAIGTQGAILLVIGGLFYTIGSIFYVLQKTPYFHAIWHVFVLAGSSFMYFCILFYV